Proteins encoded together in one Primulina huaijiensis isolate GDHJ02 unplaced genomic scaffold, ASM1229523v2 scaffold39199, whole genome shotgun sequence window:
- the LOC140969001 gene encoding uncharacterized protein: MKRQSSPVNVIRGLGTIIRIQLSSKKQNLSDISINEQQLCSTSGRTDIPPLRNRQQNFCASTEKTSDFVLGDFNRADKKQIISTSGKSEPAAPAKTGTPFVLDAIEVSKKSSKAMQYKNLIENWVPPSLRDASSSPEDLDWLFSSKDHGLPSERRQKIENDVFCSSSSSLLQPRAQLLPEFNVYALPFTVPY, translated from the exons ATGAAGAGGCAGTCCTCACCCGTGAATGTCATACGGGGTCTTG GCACTATTATCAGGATACAGCTGTCGTCAAAAAAACAGAACTTGTCTGATATTTCCATAAATGAACAACAGCTCTGCTCAACATCTGGGAGAACTGACATTCCACCTCTGAGAAATCGGCAGCAAAACTTTTGTGCCTCAACTGAGAAAACCAGCGACTTTGTTCTGGGTGACTTCAATAGAGCCGATAAGAAGCAGATTATTTCAACTTCTGGAAAGTCTGAACCTGCTGCTCCAGCCAAAACAGGAACCCCGTTTGTCCTTGATGCTATTGAGGTTTCCAAGAAAAGCTCAAAAGCAATGCAGTACAAAAATCTAATTGAGAATTGGGTTCCACCATCGCTACGGGATGCATCTTCTAGTCCAGAGGATCTAGATTGGCTCTTCTCTAGCAAGGATCACGGCCTACCATCCGAGAGaagacaaaaaattgaaaatgatgTGTTCTGCTCTAGCAGCTCATCTTTACTGCAACCCCGTGCACAACTCTTGCCCGAATTTAATGTATATGCATTGCCGTTTACGGTTCCCTATTGA